The following coding sequences lie in one Micromonospora sp. R77 genomic window:
- a CDS encoding ANTAR domain-containing response regulator, protein MAETDAERRRVLIAEDEALIRLDLAEMLVEEGYEVVGEAGDGETAVRLAEELKPDLVILDIKMPIMDGLAAAERIAGARIAPVIILTAFSQRDLVERARAAGAMAYLVKPFQKSDLVPAVEIALSRYSEIAALEAEVAGLTDRLEIRKTVERAKGALMTTYGMTEPQAFKWIQRTAMDHRMTMKEVAERILAETAGGEVAQPTA, encoded by the coding sequence GTGGCCGAGACGGATGCTGAGCGCAGGCGCGTACTGATCGCGGAGGACGAGGCGCTGATCCGGCTGGACCTGGCCGAGATGCTGGTCGAGGAGGGCTACGAGGTCGTCGGCGAGGCCGGTGACGGCGAGACCGCCGTCCGGCTGGCCGAGGAGCTGAAGCCCGACCTGGTCATCCTCGACATCAAGATGCCGATCATGGACGGGCTCGCCGCCGCCGAGCGGATCGCCGGTGCCCGGATCGCCCCGGTGATCATCCTGACCGCGTTCAGCCAGCGGGACCTGGTGGAGCGCGCGCGGGCGGCCGGCGCGATGGCCTACCTGGTCAAGCCGTTCCAGAAGAGCGACCTGGTGCCGGCGGTGGAGATCGCGCTGTCGCGCTACTCGGAGATCGCCGCGCTGGAGGCCGAGGTCGCCGGCCTGACCGACCGGCTGGAGATCCGCAAGACGGTGGAGCGGGCCAAGGGCGCGCTGATGACCACCTACGGGATGACCGAGCCGCAGGCGTTCAAGTGGATCCAGCGCACCGCGATGGACCACCGGATGACCATGAAGGAGGTCGCCGAGCGGATCCTCGCGGAGACCGCCGGCGGCGAGGTCGCCCAGCCCACCGCCTGA